In Pantoea cypripedii, the DNA window TCCGTTGCCGGGTCCGGACTCCTCACGAGAAAGCAATAACCGGCTGACGCAGATCACGCAGTATGCGCGTCAGCTGGCGATGCAACCGGCGCTGATTGCCGCCAGCAGCATCAGCGCGCTGGATGCCGTCGGCCTGACGGAACCGGATATTGTCACCCTTAATCAACTGGTGGGGTTTGTCAGCTATCAGGCGCGCGTGGTTGCCGGGTTACAGGCGATGATGGGCCTGCCAGTGCGCTGGATACCCGGCGTATCGCCACCGCCCGATGCCGAGGCCGCATTATTTCAGCAACCCGCGCGCTGGCAACATGCGCTGAAACCGGTCGAGCTGCGTTATGCCACGGCTGAACAGCTGGCGGCCATGACTTTCTGTCAGGGAATAGATGGGCTGGATGAGGCAGTGTGGTTGCTGGTACATGATGCCCAGACCCTGTATGGCTGGGCGACATTGCAGCAGCGATTGAGTGAGCATTTTGGTGCGGATGAGGCTCAGGTGCAGGCGGTAAGTGCTCGAATTCTTGGCTGCCAGCGCCGGTTTGATCGCCATGCCGGAGAGATGCGAAATACGCTCATCAATGGCGTTGCCAGTGACGATCCGCTCACCACGTTAAGCGCACAACTTACCCGGCTGCCTGAGCGTTTCAGCGCCGCCCATCTGCAACCGCTGCTTAATGCCGGCTGGAGTACAGAACAAATCTTTACCCTGCTTCAGGCGGTGGCGCTGGCAAACTGGCAGGACCGCCTGCTGATGGCGCTGGGCGAGACACGTTAATCAGGCAAATGCCCGCGCGCTTCATCGAAAAAATGCTGAGCCAGCGGGGTTGCCCGGCCTGGTTCAGCAATCACCAGCGCTGCCTGACGTCCCATCGGCGCGATCTCAATCGGTCGACGTTGCAAATTTTGCAGCATTTCCGGCAGCAAATGACCGCAGGGCGACACCATCACCCCCAACCCTACCTGCGCGCTTTGCAGCAACTGCATAATGGAGGCGCTCTCGACAATCACCCTGGGCTGGAGCCCGGCAGCACGTAGCTGGCTATCAAGATAACGGCGGAAATAGCGTGTCGGCTCAGCGAGACACAGCGGCTGGGTGGCAAGCAGCGCCAGATCGAGCGTCTGATGTTCCAGCAGCGCCGGAAACACCTCGGGATTGAACACCGCCTCAACACCGCGATCCTTCAGTAGCGCCGTCTGGAAATGCAGTTCACGCAGCGCATTGAGTTCAAAAAAACCAATACCGCCATCCACCGTATGGCTGTTGAGCGCATCCAGTAACTGATCGGCACTCATCGCCGATACGCGATAATCCAGCTGCGGGTAGCGTGTTGCCACCGCCTTCAGCAGCGCTGGTAGCGCTACGCTGCACTGCGGCATCACCCCGAGACGCAGGGTGCCATTCACACCGTGTTTCAGCGATTCAACTTCCAGCTTGAGTCCCTGATACACCGAGACGATTTCCCGCGCCCAGGCCAGCACCCGCTCACCTTCCGGGGTGAATCCATCAAAGTTGTTGCTGCGGTTGATCAGCGACAGACCCAGCTCGCGTTCAAGATTTTTCAGGCGCATCGAGAGCGTAGGCTGGCTGACAAAGCTGGCCTCGGCTGCCCGGCCAAAGTGACGCTCACGTTCTAAATTGCAAAGAT includes these proteins:
- a CDS encoding oxidoreductase → MEQRRSPGHDQWFYESQTRPQHSAAAPLVPEAAHIEDRFLLGLQQEATALQPLFIHFQPALLAARDLSQILFPDTLTPTLTHTLTLYDRLSTALTVAQVAGVQRLCNHYAARLNPLPGPDSSRESNNRLTQITQYARQLAMQPALIAASSISALDAVGLTEPDIVTLNQLVGFVSYQARVVAGLQAMMGLPVRWIPGVSPPPDAEAALFQQPARWQHALKPVELRYATAEQLAAMTFCQGIDGLDEAVWLLVHDAQTLYGWATLQQRLSEHFGADEAQVQAVSARILGCQRRFDRHAGEMRNTLINGVASDDPLTTLSAQLTRLPERFSAAHLQPLLNAGWSTEQIFTLLQAVALANWQDRLLMALGETR
- a CDS encoding LysR family transcriptional regulator produces the protein MDIKQLIYLCNLERERHFGRAAEASFVSQPTLSMRLKNLERELGLSLINRSNNFDGFTPEGERVLAWAREIVSVYQGLKLEVESLKHGVNGTLRLGVMPQCSVALPALLKAVATRYPQLDYRVSAMSADQLLDALNSHTVDGGIGFFELNALRELHFQTALLKDRGVEAVFNPEVFPALLEHQTLDLALLATQPLCLAEPTRYFRRYLDSQLRAAGLQPRVIVESASIMQLLQSAQVGLGVMVSPCGHLLPEMLQNLQRRPIEIAPMGRQAALVIAEPGRATPLAQHFFDEARGHLPD